The proteins below are encoded in one region of Micromonospora yangpuensis:
- a CDS encoding sensor histidine kinase, whose protein sequence is MTADVSVTLGVIVLVGAVGTALWVLVRLRARRGIVTATQRATYEVLHTAGLAAEPLRGGLTEAGAAKAVRHLRALVGATGLALTDRAELLALDGRGGHHAPQLLAAALRTVAADRSTVLGEAELPCDRVDCPVRGAVLAPLRAAGRVVGALVAVADGPPAPGLVQATLETAYWAGNQLALAELESSRERLARAEVRALRAQISPHFIYNALTAIGSFVRTDPERARELILEFAEFTRYSFRAHGDFTTLAEELRSIDRYLTIERARFGDRLQVRLQIAPEVLPVTLPFLCLQPLVENAVRHGLSRKPGTGMVSIEARDAGAECHITVEDDGVGMDPTTLTAGIADLTGAGSDPGEDAGQHVGLSNVDERLRSAFGDRFGLVVETGVGSGTKVSLRVPKFHPGVRATA, encoded by the coding sequence GTGACCGCCGATGTCTCCGTCACGCTCGGGGTGATCGTGCTGGTCGGTGCGGTGGGCACCGCGCTGTGGGTGCTGGTCCGGTTGCGGGCCCGGCGGGGCATCGTCACCGCCACCCAGCGGGCCACCTACGAGGTGCTGCACACCGCCGGGCTGGCCGCCGAGCCGCTGCGGGGCGGCCTGACCGAGGCGGGCGCGGCGAAGGCCGTACGCCATCTGCGGGCCCTGGTGGGCGCGACCGGGCTGGCGCTCACCGACCGGGCCGAGCTGCTCGCCCTGGACGGGCGGGGCGGCCACCACGCGCCGCAGTTGCTGGCGGCGGCGCTGCGCACCGTGGCGGCGGACCGCTCCACGGTGCTCGGCGAGGCGGAGCTGCCCTGCGACCGGGTGGACTGCCCGGTACGCGGGGCGGTGCTGGCCCCGCTGCGGGCCGCCGGCCGGGTGGTGGGCGCGCTGGTCGCGGTGGCCGACGGCCCACCCGCGCCGGGTCTGGTGCAGGCCACCCTGGAGACCGCGTACTGGGCCGGCAACCAGCTCGCCCTGGCCGAGCTGGAGTCGTCCCGGGAGCGGCTGGCCCGCGCCGAGGTACGGGCGTTGCGGGCGCAGATCAGCCCGCACTTCATCTACAACGCGCTCACCGCGATCGGCTCGTTCGTCCGGACCGACCCGGAGCGGGCCCGGGAGCTGATCCTGGAGTTCGCCGAGTTCACCCGCTACTCGTTCCGGGCGCACGGAGACTTCACCACGCTCGCCGAGGAGTTGCGCTCGATCGACAGGTACCTCACCATCGAGCGGGCCCGCTTCGGCGACCGGTTGCAGGTGCGGTTGCAGATCGCCCCGGAGGTGCTGCCGGTGACCCTGCCGTTCCTCTGCCTGCAGCCGCTGGTGGAGAACGCGGTCCGGCACGGGTTGTCCCGTAAGCCGGGCACCGGCATGGTGAGCATCGAGGCCCGGGACGCGGGCGCGGAATGCCATATAACGGTGGAGGACGACGGAGTGGGCATGGACCCGACGACCCTGACCGCCGGGATCGCCGACCTGACCGGGGCCGGCAGCGACCCCGGCGAGGACGCCGGACAGCACGTCGGCCTCTCCAACGTCGACGAGCGGCTCCGGTCGGCCTTCGGCGACCGGTTCGGCCTGGTCGTCGAGACCGGCGTCGGCTCGGGTACGAAGGTGAGCCTGCGGGTGCCGAAGTTCCACCCCGGCGTACGGGCCACCGCGTGA